A genomic stretch from Solanum stenotomum isolate F172 chromosome 8, ASM1918654v1, whole genome shotgun sequence includes:
- the LOC125875243 gene encoding transcription factor MYB48-like — MAQEEMRKGPWTEQEDLQLAFYVNLLGDRRWDFLAKVSGLRRTGKSCRLRWVNYLHPGLKRGKMTPQEERLILELHFKWGNRWSRIAREVSGRTDNEIKNYWRTHMRKQAQDERKLNKASSSISPSSSSSNTSSFSSNSSDVDFTPIMENNERNFYHTGGLQKKVIDHDKGKNMKVYSMDDIWKDIELSEENETKSKQIMPSTIWDYCPNTLWMADDQEESKMFPMFYCLDNQDNTFLANKGLFV, encoded by the exons ATGGCACAAGAAGAAATGAGAAAAGGACCATGGACAGAACAAGAAGATCTTCAACTTGCATTTTATGTGAATTTGTTAGGCGATCGACGATGGGATTTCTTAGCCAAAGTTTCAG GTTTGAGAAGAACAGGAAAAAGTTGTAGATTACGATGGGTGAATTACTTACATCCTGGTCTCAAACGAGGAAAGATGACTCCACAAGAAGAACGTCTTATTCTTGAACTCCACTTCAAATGGGGAAATAG ATGGTCAAGAATTGCAAGGGAAGTATCCGGGAGAACAGACAATGAAATAAAGAATTACTGGAGAACACACATGAGGAAGCAGGCTCAAGATGAGAGGAAGTTAAACAAAGCATCATCTAGTATTTCTCCATCTTCATCCTCCTCCAATACTTCATCTTTCTCGTCTAATAGTTCTGATGTGGATTTCACGCCCATTATGGAAAACAACGAAAGGAACTTCTACCATACAGGTGGACTACAAAAGAAAGTTATTGACCATGATAAAGGAAAAAACATGAAGGTGTACTCTATGGATGATATATGGAAAGACATTGAATTGTCagaagaaaatgaaacaaagaGTAAACAAATTATGCCATCAACTATATGGGATTATTGTCCAAACACTTTATGGATGGCTGATGATCAAGAAGAAAGTAAGATGTTTCCTATGTTTTATTGCTTGGATAACCAGGATAACACATTTTTGGCTAACAAAGGGTTATTTGTTTGA